A single window of Modestobacter italicus DNA harbors:
- a CDS encoding branched-chain amino acid aminotransferase, with product MTDTLSPSRTSSREFTEGVPLVVEDVPRRSATERAQQLEDPGFGRYFTDSMFIARYRVGEGWVDARLTPYAPLQMDPSAAALHYAQSIFEGLKAYAQPDGSVATFRPESNAARFARSAARLAMPAVPDQAFITAVDALVDADRDWVPTGPDQTLYIRPYMLAIEPFLGVRPAHEYLFIVIASPAGAYFPRGVHPVSVYLSEDYIRAAPGGTGDVKCAGNYAASLLAQEQAIAAGCDQVVWLDAVEKRYVEEMGGMNLFFVLGSGADAELVTPELTGTLLPGITRESLITVARELGHRVTERKFSVEEWRAGVADGTVTETFACGTAAVITPVGEVKARTGDFTVGNGEPGPLTMQLRAHLLDVQHGRVADTHGWLHRVAPAS from the coding sequence ATGACCGACACGCTCAGCCCCAGCCGTACCTCCTCCCGGGAGTTCACCGAGGGCGTGCCGCTGGTCGTGGAGGACGTGCCGCGCCGCTCCGCCACCGAGCGCGCCCAGCAGCTGGAGGACCCGGGCTTCGGCCGGTACTTCACCGACTCGATGTTCATCGCCCGGTACCGGGTCGGCGAGGGCTGGGTCGACGCCCGGCTGACGCCCTACGCCCCGCTGCAGATGGACCCGAGCGCGGCCGCGCTGCACTACGCGCAGTCGATCTTCGAGGGGCTCAAGGCCTACGCCCAGCCCGACGGCAGCGTCGCCACCTTCCGGCCGGAGTCCAACGCAGCCCGCTTCGCGCGCAGCGCCGCCCGGCTGGCCATGCCCGCGGTGCCCGACCAGGCTTTCATCACCGCCGTCGACGCCCTCGTCGACGCCGACCGGGACTGGGTGCCCACCGGCCCGGACCAGACGCTCTACATCCGGCCCTACATGCTGGCGATCGAGCCGTTCCTCGGGGTCCGCCCCGCGCACGAGTACCTGTTCATCGTCATCGCCAGCCCCGCCGGTGCGTACTTCCCCCGCGGCGTGCACCCGGTGTCGGTCTACCTCTCCGAGGACTACATCCGGGCCGCCCCCGGCGGCACCGGCGACGTGAAGTGCGCCGGCAACTACGCCGCCAGCCTGCTGGCCCAGGAACAGGCGATCGCCGCCGGCTGCGACCAGGTCGTCTGGCTCGACGCGGTGGAGAAGCGCTACGTCGAGGAGATGGGCGGGATGAACCTGTTCTTCGTCCTCGGCTCCGGCGCCGACGCCGAGCTCGTCACCCCAGAGCTCACCGGCACCCTGCTGCCGGGCATCACCCGGGAGTCGCTGATCACCGTGGCCCGCGAGCTGGGACACCGGGTCACCGAGCGGAAGTTCAGCGTCGAGGAGTGGCGGGCCGGGGTCGCCGACGGCACCGTCACCGAGACCTTCGCCTGCGGCACCGCGGCGGTCATCACGCCGGTCGGGGAGGTCAAGGCCCGCACGGGCGACTTCACCGTCGGCAACGGCGAGCCGGGCCCGCTGACCATGCAGCTGCGGGCGCACCTGCTCGACGTCCAGCACGGCCGGGTGGCCGACACCCACGGCTGGCTGCACCGCGTCGCGCCCGCCTCCTGA
- a CDS encoding VanZ family protein has translation MTVPFREHGALARGVFAVAVLVSLAVLFAPPGDVPSSPPGVDKVVHFALFAVLACTGRWAGVRQGPLAALLVLYAAGSELLQGTSLVDRDASIGDLVADSAGVVVGLLLWRLVAARRTRTSG, from the coding sequence GTGACCGTTCCGTTCCGGGAGCACGGCGCGCTGGCCCGCGGGGTGTTCGCCGTCGCCGTGCTCGTCTCCCTGGCCGTGCTGTTCGCCCCGCCCGGGGACGTGCCGTCCAGCCCTCCGGGGGTGGACAAGGTGGTCCACTTCGCGCTCTTCGCCGTCCTGGCGTGCACCGGCCGCTGGGCCGGCGTCCGCCAGGGTCCGCTCGCCGCCCTGCTGGTCCTCTACGCCGCGGGCAGCGAGTTGCTGCAGGGGACGTCGCTCGTCGACCGCGACGCCTCGATCGGTGACCTCGTCGCCGACTCGGCCGGCGTCGTGGTCGGCCTGCTGTTGTGGCGCCTGGTCGCGGCACGTCGCACCCGCACCTCCGGCTGA
- a CDS encoding M16 family metallopeptidase: MLDVDEFGGRVERTELPGGLRVITETMPGVLSATLGIWVGVGSRDESPALGGSSHFLEHLLFKGTRSRTALEIATAMDAVGGEMNAFTAKEHTCYYANVLASDLPLAVELLGDLVTDALNTAPDLESERTVVLEEIAMRDDEPADAVHDLHAETLFGDTPLGRSVLGTVESIESLTRDDVDGWYRERYAVPSIVVSAAGRVDHAQVLDLVTAAFGDRLAGGARPDPLRLGDDVVLTAPARPTGLIHRRTEQTHLLLGSLGMGRLDDRRYAAAVLDAAVGGGMSSRLFQEIREKRGLVYSVGSSLTHYAGTGSFSVYAGCSPKRVPEVLRLVRAELGAVAAEGLTSEEVSRAVGQLKGGLVLGLEDTGSRMSRLGKSELSFGEYLSVHEVLDRLAAVDEEQVRAVAADLLTRPTCLAVVGPYRDRDLDRLLA, from the coding sequence GTGCTCGACGTCGACGAGTTCGGCGGACGCGTGGAGCGCACCGAGCTGCCCGGCGGCCTGCGCGTCATCACCGAGACCATGCCGGGGGTCCTCTCGGCGACCCTGGGCATCTGGGTCGGAGTCGGCTCCCGGGACGAGAGCCCGGCGCTGGGCGGTTCCTCGCACTTCCTCGAGCACCTGCTCTTCAAGGGGACGCGCAGCCGCACGGCACTGGAGATCGCCACCGCGATGGACGCCGTCGGCGGTGAGATGAACGCCTTCACCGCCAAGGAGCACACCTGCTACTACGCGAACGTGCTCGCCAGCGACCTGCCGCTCGCGGTGGAACTGCTCGGTGACCTGGTCACCGACGCGCTGAACACCGCACCGGACCTGGAGTCCGAGCGCACGGTGGTGCTCGAGGAGATCGCCATGCGCGACGACGAGCCCGCCGACGCGGTGCACGACCTGCACGCCGAGACCCTCTTCGGGGACACCCCGCTGGGGCGTTCGGTGCTGGGCACGGTGGAGTCGATCGAGTCCCTCACCCGGGACGACGTCGACGGCTGGTACCGGGAGCGGTACGCCGTGCCCTCGATCGTCGTCTCGGCCGCCGGCCGGGTCGACCACGCCCAGGTCCTGGACCTGGTGACCGCGGCCTTCGGCGACCGGCTCGCCGGAGGAGCGCGACCGGACCCGCTGCGGCTCGGCGACGACGTGGTCCTGACCGCGCCCGCCCGGCCCACCGGGCTGATCCACCGGCGTACCGAGCAGACCCACCTGCTGCTGGGCAGCCTGGGGATGGGGCGCCTGGACGACCGCCGGTACGCCGCGGCGGTCCTCGACGCCGCGGTCGGCGGGGGGATGAGCTCGCGGCTGTTCCAGGAGATCCGGGAGAAGCGCGGCCTGGTCTACAGCGTCGGGTCGTCCCTGACCCACTACGCCGGGACCGGCAGCTTCTCGGTCTACGCCGGGTGCTCACCCAAGCGCGTGCCCGAGGTGCTGCGGTTGGTCCGCGCCGAGCTCGGTGCGGTGGCCGCGGAGGGGCTGACGTCCGAGGAGGTGTCCCGCGCGGTGGGTCAGCTCAAGGGCGGCCTGGTCCTGGGGCTGGAGGACACCGGGTCCCGGATGAGCCGGCTCGGCAAGAGCGAGCTGTCCTTCGGGGAGTACCTGTCGGTGCACGAGGTCCTCGACCGGCTCGCCGCGGTGGACGAGGAGCAGGTGCGCGCGGTCGCCGCCGACCTGCTCACCCGGCCGACCTGCCTGGCCGTCGTGGGTCCCTACCGTGACCGCGACCTCGACCGGCTCCTCGCCTGA
- the larB gene encoding nickel pincer cofactor biosynthesis protein LarB: MTDQPRTADLGYARLDVDRAARTGTPEVVFAGGKTPAETVGCLAGLLDAGLPLACATRVDPETAAAVLDRWPDAHVDPVARVAWVGTPPPPLGEVLVLTAGTSDGAVAAEVAATLAASGVGCRRVDDVGVAGVHRVLAVAPDLAAADAVVVVAGMDGALPSVVAGLTDRLVVAVPTSVGYGAAFEGLAALLTMLTACAPGVLVVNIDNGFGAGVAAARIVRSAQR, encoded by the coding sequence GTGACCGACCAGCCGCGCACCGCCGACCTGGGCTACGCCCGGTTGGACGTGGACCGTGCCGCCCGCACCGGGACCCCCGAGGTGGTCTTCGCCGGCGGCAAGACCCCCGCCGAGACGGTCGGCTGCCTGGCCGGGCTGCTCGACGCCGGGCTGCCGCTGGCCTGCGCCACCCGCGTCGACCCGGAGACCGCCGCCGCGGTGCTCGACCGGTGGCCCGACGCGCACGTCGACCCGGTGGCCCGGGTGGCCTGGGTGGGCACTCCCCCACCGCCGCTCGGCGAGGTGCTGGTGCTCACCGCCGGGACGTCGGACGGCGCGGTGGCCGCCGAGGTCGCCGCCACGCTGGCCGCCAGCGGGGTGGGCTGCCGGCGGGTGGACGACGTCGGGGTCGCCGGCGTGCACCGCGTGCTGGCGGTCGCGCCGGACCTCGCGGCGGCCGACGCGGTGGTCGTGGTGGCCGGCATGGACGGCGCGCTGCCCAGCGTCGTCGCCGGCCTGACCGACCGGCTGGTGGTCGCCGTCCCGACGTCGGTCGGCTACGGCGCCGCCTTCGAGGGGCTGGCAGCGCTGCTGACCATGCTCACCGCCTGCGCGCCGGGCGTGCTCGTCGTCAACATCGACAACGGGTTCGGCGCCGGCGTCGCCGCGGCCCGGATCGTGCGGTCGGCTCAGCGGTAG
- the dapB gene encoding 4-hydroxy-tetrahydrodipicolinate reductase, translating into MTTSPDDAPPTPTPAEAPLISVGVLGARGRMGTEVCRAVDEAEDLELVAMVDERDWLFNVADAGAQVVVDFTRPDSVMENIRFCIDQNIHCVVGTTGFDEQRLATIAEWLRPKPEVGVLIAPNFGIGAVLLMRFAAEAARFFPSVEIVELHHPAKVDAPSGTAARTARLVAAARRAAGVPAAPDATRESDSLPGARGADVEGIPVHAVRLTGLVAHQEVLMGSSGETLTLRHDSYDRASFMPGVLLAVREIGNRPGLTVGIESLLGL; encoded by the coding sequence GTGACGACCTCGCCGGACGACGCCCCGCCCACCCCGACCCCCGCCGAAGCCCCGCTGATCTCGGTCGGTGTGCTGGGGGCTCGCGGCCGGATGGGCACCGAGGTGTGCCGCGCCGTCGACGAGGCCGAGGACCTGGAGCTCGTCGCGATGGTCGACGAGCGGGACTGGCTGTTCAACGTGGCCGACGCCGGCGCGCAGGTCGTCGTCGACTTCACCCGGCCGGACTCGGTGATGGAGAACATCCGCTTCTGCATCGACCAGAACATCCACTGCGTCGTCGGGACGACGGGCTTCGACGAGCAACGACTGGCCACCATCGCAGAGTGGCTCCGGCCCAAGCCCGAGGTGGGCGTGCTCATCGCCCCCAACTTCGGCATCGGTGCCGTGCTGCTCATGCGCTTCGCCGCCGAGGCGGCCCGCTTCTTCCCCTCCGTGGAGATCGTCGAGCTGCACCACCCGGCCAAGGTCGACGCCCCGTCGGGCACGGCCGCCCGCACCGCCCGGCTCGTCGCCGCGGCCCGCCGTGCGGCCGGCGTCCCGGCCGCCCCCGACGCCACCCGGGAGTCCGACTCCCTGCCTGGAGCCCGCGGCGCCGACGTCGAGGGGATCCCCGTGCACGCGGTCCGGCTCACCGGACTGGTGGCGCACCAGGAGGTGCTCATGGGTTCCTCGGGGGAGACCCTGACCTTGCGGCACGACTCCTACGACCGGGCCTCGTTCATGCCCGGGGTGCTGCTCGCGGTCCGGGAGATCGGCAACCGCCCCGGGTTGACCGTCGGGATCGAGTCGCTGCTCGGCCTCTGA
- a CDS encoding antibiotic biosynthesis monooxygenase family protein: MSVVKINVVTVPEDKRARFEERFRGRAGAVETTPGFEWFELLRPVEGTDSYLVYTRWVDEEAYQAWQNGQDFDRAHEGGGDTLAPAAERSQNHLWSYDVVESAAPKGS, from the coding sequence ATGAGCGTCGTGAAGATCAACGTCGTGACCGTGCCGGAGGACAAGCGCGCCCGCTTCGAGGAGCGCTTCCGAGGCCGGGCGGGTGCCGTGGAGACCACCCCGGGCTTCGAGTGGTTCGAGCTGCTCCGCCCGGTCGAGGGCACCGACTCCTACCTCGTCTACACCCGCTGGGTGGACGAGGAGGCCTACCAGGCCTGGCAGAACGGGCAGGACTTCGACCGGGCCCACGAGGGCGGTGGCGACACCCTCGCCCCGGCCGCCGAGCGGTCGCAGAACCACCTGTGGAGCTACGACGTCGTGGAGTCCGCCGCCCCCAAGGGCAGCTGA
- the rpsO gene encoding 30S ribosomal protein S15, translating into MALESATKKQIMTEYATVENDTGSPEVQVAMLTRRISDLTEHLKQHKHDHHSRRGLLLLVGRRRRLLNYLAKTDINRYRSLIERLGLRR; encoded by the coding sequence ATGGCGCTGGAGAGCGCGACGAAGAAGCAGATCATGACCGAGTACGCGACGGTCGAGAACGACACCGGTTCCCCCGAGGTGCAGGTCGCGATGCTGACCCGACGGATCAGCGACCTGACCGAGCACCTCAAGCAGCACAAGCACGACCACCACAGCCGGCGGGGCCTGCTCCTGCTGGTCGGCCGCCGGCGGCGGCTGCTGAACTACCTGGCCAAGACCGACATCAACCGGTACCGCTCGCTCATCGAGCGGCTCGGCCTGCGCCGCTAG
- a CDS encoding bifunctional riboflavin kinase/FAD synthetase: MLRWRGLGDTPRDLGRTVVTIGMYDGVHRGHQHLIRTAVARGRALGRPVVLMTFDPHPSEVVRPGSHPAILTSADRKAELVADLGVDGMCVLPFTQEFSRLSPEEFTHTVLVEHLYATQVVVGRNFTYGHRAAGTVETLAADGRRFGFGVEGVDLTVVGSAPDLSGDGEVTISSTYIRACVAAGDMASAALALGRPHRVDGVVVRGDRRGRELGYPTANVESPAHTAVPADGVYAGRLVLRDLRGASRSSHPAAISVGSNPTFAGARRTVEAHLLDFEGDLYGEHVGVEFVERLRPMLTFSGVPELLVAMGDDVARTRAVLGMP, from the coding sequence GTGCTGCGCTGGCGCGGGCTGGGGGACACCCCCCGGGACCTGGGACGCACGGTGGTCACCATCGGCATGTACGACGGCGTCCACCGCGGGCACCAGCACCTGATCCGCACCGCGGTCGCCCGCGGCCGGGCGCTGGGGCGCCCGGTGGTGCTGATGACCTTCGACCCGCACCCCTCGGAGGTCGTCCGGCCCGGCTCGCACCCGGCGATCCTCACCTCGGCCGACCGCAAGGCCGAGCTGGTCGCCGACCTCGGCGTCGACGGCATGTGCGTGCTGCCGTTCACCCAGGAGTTCAGCCGGCTCAGCCCGGAGGAGTTCACCCACACCGTGCTGGTCGAGCACCTGTACGCGACCCAGGTCGTGGTCGGCCGCAACTTCACCTACGGCCACCGGGCCGCCGGCACCGTGGAGACGCTGGCCGCCGACGGCCGCCGGTTCGGCTTCGGCGTCGAGGGCGTCGACCTCACCGTCGTCGGCTCGGCGCCGGACCTGTCCGGGGACGGCGAGGTCACCATCTCCTCGACCTACATCCGCGCCTGCGTGGCCGCCGGGGACATGGCCTCCGCGGCGCTGGCGCTGGGCCGTCCGCACCGGGTCGACGGCGTGGTCGTGCGCGGCGACCGGCGTGGCCGCGAGCTGGGCTACCCGACCGCGAACGTGGAGAGCCCGGCGCACACCGCCGTCCCGGCCGACGGGGTCTACGCCGGCCGGCTCGTGCTGCGCGACCTGCGCGGCGCCAGCCGCAGCAGCCACCCGGCGGCCATCTCGGTGGGCAGCAACCCGACGTTCGCCGGGGCCCGGCGCACCGTGGAGGCGCACCTGCTCGACTTCGAGGGCGACCTCTACGGCGAGCACGTCGGCGTGGAGTTCGTCGAGCGGCTGCGCCCGATGCTCACCTTCTCCGGCGTCCCGGAGCTGCTGGTGGCCATGGGCGACGACGTCGCCCGGACCCGCGCCGTCCTCGGGATGCCCTGA
- a CDS encoding alpha/beta fold hydrolase produces MEPDSSEPAGAGWEPVRWTGHEVRTEVLVLHGHRVSCRIGGTTGPVLLLVHGLLGSGASFGPALDELARTHRVVAPDLLGHGASEKPSGDYSLGALATLARDLLVVLGVESATVVGHSLGGGVAMQLAYQFPASVERLVLVDSGGLGRNVSPALRAVALPGAEWVLPAVFNPYAARAAARLLRPLQRVTPPALAQVVAGLATLADAEARTAFVLTARSVIDVGGQRVSATDRLYLTAALPLLLVWGGRDPVIPVAHGEALHAQLPGSRLVVFDGAGHFPQVEDPGRFAGVVGEFVRTTTAAAPAARDAAWAAALRAGSVQLPLGAADSTTS; encoded by the coding sequence ATGGAGCCCGACAGCAGCGAGCCGGCCGGCGCCGGGTGGGAGCCGGTGCGGTGGACCGGGCACGAGGTGCGCACGGAGGTGCTGGTGCTGCACGGTCACCGGGTCTCCTGCCGGATCGGCGGGACGACGGGGCCGGTGCTGCTCCTGGTGCACGGCCTGCTCGGGTCCGGGGCGAGCTTCGGCCCGGCGCTGGACGAGCTGGCCCGCACCCACCGGGTGGTCGCCCCGGACCTGCTGGGCCACGGCGCCTCGGAGAAGCCCAGCGGTGACTACAGCCTCGGGGCGCTGGCCACGCTCGCCCGCGACCTGCTCGTCGTCCTGGGCGTGGAGTCGGCCACCGTCGTCGGGCACAGCCTGGGCGGCGGGGTGGCGATGCAGCTGGCCTACCAGTTCCCGGCCTCGGTCGAGCGGCTCGTGCTCGTCGACTCCGGCGGCCTGGGCCGGAACGTGAGCCCGGCGCTGCGGGCGGTCGCCCTGCCCGGCGCCGAGTGGGTGCTGCCCGCGGTGTTCAACCCCTACGCCGCCCGCGCGGCCGCGCGGCTGCTGCGCCCGCTGCAGCGGGTCACCCCGCCGGCGCTGGCGCAGGTCGTCGCGGGCCTGGCGACCCTGGCCGACGCGGAGGCGCGGACGGCGTTCGTGCTCACCGCGCGGTCGGTGATCGACGTCGGTGGCCAGCGGGTGAGCGCCACCGACCGGCTGTACCTGACCGCGGCGCTGCCGCTGCTGCTGGTGTGGGGCGGCCGGGACCCGGTCATCCCGGTGGCGCACGGCGAGGCGCTGCACGCGCAGCTGCCGGGCAGCCGGCTGGTGGTGTTCGACGGCGCCGGGCACTTCCCGCAGGTGGAGGACCCGGGCCGGTTCGCCGGCGTGGTCGGCGAGTTCGTGCGCACGACGACGGCGGCCGCCCCGGCCGCCCGCGACGCCGCCTGGGCGGCGGCGCTGCGGGCGGGCTCGGTTCAGCTGCCCTTGGGGGCGGCGGACTCCACGACGTCGTAG
- a CDS encoding polyribonucleotide nucleotidyltransferase — MSAPTTETDFDAEDGVFTASAVIDNGALGSRTVTFETGRLAKQAAGSVVATMGDTTLLSATTAGRQPKDQFDFFPLTVDVEERMYAIGKIPGSFFRREGRPSEDAILTCRLIDRPLRPTFAKGLRNEVQVVITVLSLDPDHVYDVLAINAASASTQLSGLPFSGPVGGTRVALINGQWVGFPTHAELEDAVFDMVVAGRVLPDGDVAIMMVEAEATEKTIELVAGGATAPTEEVVAQGLEAAKPFIKALCQAQAELAGKAAKPEAHFPRFLDYQDDVYAAVEAHASEKLAAAQAIAGKQEREEATDALKDEVKAALAGQFEGREKEISGAFRAVTKKVVRQRILRDKVRIDGRGLTDIRPLSAEVEVLPRVHGSALFERGETQIMGVTTLNMLRMEQQLDTLNPITRKRYMHNYNFPPYSTGETGRVGSPKRREIGHGALAERALLPVLPDREEFPYAIRQVSEALGSNGSTSMGSVCASTLALLNAGVPLKAPVAGIAMGLVSDEVDGKTEYVALTDILGAEDAFGDMDFKVAGTKDFVTALQLDTKLDGIPSDVLAGALTQARAARLHILDVMLEAIDGPDEMSPFAPRVTTVRIPVDKIGAVIGPKGQMINAIQDETGADITIEDDGTIYVGASDGPSAQAAVDRINAIANPTLPKVGERFLGTVVKTTAFGAFVSLLPGRDGLVHISKLGNGKRIAKVEDVANVGDKLQVEITDIDARGKISLVPVVEGDAAATDAAPAEAAAPAEA, encoded by the coding sequence ATGTCCGCACCCACGACAGAGACCGACTTCGACGCCGAGGACGGCGTCTTCACCGCCTCCGCGGTGATCGACAACGGGGCCCTCGGCTCCCGCACCGTCACCTTCGAGACCGGCCGCCTCGCCAAGCAGGCCGCCGGTTCCGTCGTCGCCACGATGGGCGACACCACGCTGCTGTCGGCCACCACGGCCGGCCGCCAGCCCAAGGACCAGTTCGACTTCTTCCCGCTGACGGTGGACGTCGAAGAGCGCATGTACGCCATCGGCAAGATCCCCGGCTCGTTCTTCCGCCGCGAGGGCCGCCCCTCCGAGGACGCGATCCTCACCTGCCGGCTGATCGACCGCCCGCTGCGCCCGACCTTCGCCAAGGGCCTGCGCAACGAGGTCCAGGTCGTCATCACCGTGCTGTCCCTGGACCCCGACCACGTCTACGACGTGCTCGCGATCAACGCCGCGTCGGCGTCCACCCAGCTCTCCGGCCTGCCGTTCTCCGGCCCGGTCGGCGGCACCCGGGTGGCCCTGATCAACGGCCAGTGGGTCGGCTTCCCGACCCACGCCGAGCTCGAGGACGCCGTCTTCGACATGGTCGTGGCCGGCCGGGTCCTGCCCGACGGCGACGTCGCGATCATGATGGTCGAGGCCGAGGCCACCGAGAAGACCATCGAGCTCGTCGCCGGTGGGGCCACCGCCCCGACCGAGGAGGTCGTGGCCCAGGGCCTCGAGGCCGCCAAGCCGTTCATCAAGGCGCTGTGCCAGGCGCAGGCCGAGCTGGCCGGCAAGGCCGCCAAGCCCGAGGCGCACTTCCCCCGCTTCCTGGACTACCAGGACGACGTCTACGCCGCGGTCGAGGCCCACGCCTCCGAGAAGCTCGCCGCCGCCCAGGCGATCGCCGGCAAGCAGGAGCGCGAGGAGGCCACCGACGCGCTCAAGGACGAGGTCAAGGCCGCCCTCGCCGGCCAGTTCGAGGGCCGCGAGAAGGAGATCTCCGGGGCCTTCCGCGCCGTCACCAAGAAGGTCGTCCGGCAGCGCATCCTGCGCGACAAGGTCCGCATCGACGGCCGCGGCCTCACCGACATCCGGCCGCTGTCGGCCGAGGTCGAGGTCCTGCCGCGGGTGCACGGCTCGGCGCTGTTCGAGCGCGGCGAGACCCAGATCATGGGCGTCACCACGCTGAACATGCTCCGCATGGAGCAGCAGCTGGACACGCTGAACCCGATCACGCGCAAGCGCTACATGCACAACTACAACTTCCCGCCGTACTCCACCGGTGAGACCGGTCGGGTGGGCTCGCCCAAGCGCCGCGAGATCGGCCACGGCGCGCTGGCCGAGCGGGCGCTGCTGCCGGTGCTGCCGGACCGCGAGGAGTTCCCCTACGCGATCCGCCAGGTCTCCGAGGCGCTGGGCTCCAACGGCTCCACCTCGATGGGCTCGGTCTGCGCCTCGACGCTGGCGCTGCTCAACGCCGGTGTGCCGCTGAAGGCGCCGGTCGCCGGCATCGCCATGGGCCTGGTCTCCGACGAGGTCGACGGGAAGACCGAGTACGTCGCGCTGACCGACATCCTCGGCGCCGAGGACGCCTTCGGTGACATGGACTTCAAGGTCGCCGGCACCAAGGACTTCGTCACGGCCCTCCAGCTGGACACGAAGCTCGACGGCATCCCCTCCGACGTCCTCGCGGGTGCGCTGACCCAGGCCCGCGCGGCCCGGCTGCACATCCTCGACGTCATGCTCGAGGCGATCGACGGCCCGGACGAGATGAGCCCCTTCGCCCCGCGGGTGACCACGGTGCGCATCCCGGTCGACAAGATCGGCGCGGTGATCGGCCCCAAGGGCCAGATGATCAACGCGATCCAGGACGAGACCGGCGCCGACATCACCATCGAGGACGACGGCACGATCTACGTCGGCGCCTCGGACGGCCCCTCGGCCCAGGCGGCCGTGGACCGGATCAACGCCATCGCCAACCCGACGCTGCCCAAGGTCGGCGAGCGGTTCCTCGGCACCGTGGTCAAGACGACGGCCTTCGGTGCCTTCGTCTCGCTGCTGCCGGGCCGCGACGGCCTGGTGCACATCAGCAAGCTGGGCAACGGCAAGCGGATCGCCAAGGTCGAGGACGTCGCGAACGTCGGCGACAAGCTGCAGGTGGAGATCACCGACATCGACGCCCGGGGCAAGATCAGCCTGGTGCCGGTCGTCGAGGGCGACGCCGCAGCGACCGACGCGGCGCCGGCCGAGGCCGCGGCTCCCGCGGAGGCGTGA